Proteins encoded within one genomic window of Candidatus Glassbacteria bacterium:
- a CDS encoding FAD-dependent oxidoreductase, which produces MLHSGINQQPGSLKARMAVEGNRLAREFCTEHGVRMERCGTIVVSRDERELAVLHTLLEMGAAAGVEGLRIMEAGELAEREPSAVGDNALLSPNGAIVDSEAFVRAVADDARAKGAQFVMNAEVTAIRKNTVVSKAGDFEAGHVINCAGLYSDRIARMMGAGKGKRIIPFRGEYMEITGLPVNSMVYQAPDLRYPFLGVHFTKTVDGRVLAGPTAMLSFGREAYDKQIVPGDSIGMIASLNFWRLVSSGKFLRLVWHNGRISFSDRAFLAEIRTLAPDVAMDQIKPCRSGIRAQMVDNSGRMVNDMVVEYLPASTHVLNAVSPGMTAALAFAGHVVDEIINGN; this is translated from the coding sequence GTGCTCCACAGCGGGATCAACCAGCAGCCCGGCTCGCTCAAGGCCCGCATGGCGGTGGAGGGCAACCGGCTCGCGCGCGAGTTCTGCACCGAGCACGGCGTGAGGATGGAGCGCTGCGGCACGATCGTGGTCAGCCGCGACGAGCGCGAGCTGGCGGTGCTGCACACGCTGCTGGAGATGGGCGCCGCCGCCGGGGTGGAGGGCCTGCGGATCATGGAGGCTGGCGAGCTGGCCGAGCGGGAGCCCTCGGCCGTGGGGGATAACGCCCTGCTCAGCCCCAACGGCGCGATTGTCGACAGCGAGGCGTTCGTCCGCGCGGTGGCCGATGACGCCCGGGCAAAGGGCGCGCAGTTCGTGATGAACGCCGAAGTGACCGCCATCAGGAAAAATACCGTGGTCAGCAAGGCCGGGGATTTCGAGGCGGGCCACGTGATCAATTGCGCCGGACTCTACTCGGACCGGATCGCCCGCATGATGGGCGCCGGCAAGGGCAAGCGGATTATCCCCTTCCGCGGCGAATACATGGAAATCACCGGGCTGCCCGTGAATTCGATGGTTTACCAGGCACCCGATCTGCGCTACCCGTTCCTCGGCGTGCATTTTACGAAAACGGTCGATGGCCGGGTGCTGGCCGGACCCACCGCCATGCTCTCGTTCGGCCGCGAGGCCTACGACAAGCAGATTGTCCCCGGCGACAGCATCGGCATGATCGCCAGTCTAAACTTCTGGCGGCTGGTTTCCAGCGGCAAGTTCCTGCGCCTCGTCTGGCACAACGGCAGGATATCTTTCTCCGACCGCGCTTTCCTGGCCGAGATCCGCACCCTGGCCCCCGATGTGGCAATGGATCAAATTAAGCCCTGCCGCTCTGGGATCAGGGCCCAGATGGTCGATAACAGCGGCCGGATGGTCAACGACATGGTTGTGGAATACCTGCCCGCCAGCACCCATGTCCTCAACGCGGTTTCCCCCGGCATGACCGCGGCCCTCGCGTTCGCCGGCCACGTGGTGGACGAAATAATCAACGGAAACTGA
- a CDS encoding FAD-dependent oxidoreductase, protein MTGVAQVSAGISGKYPCLVIGGGIIGSSVARELASRGRGPVVVLDKEPELGLHASGRNSATAACSTAGSTSSPARSRPAWRWRATGSRASSAPSTA, encoded by the coding sequence CTGACCGGGGTTGCGCAGGTGTCCGCTGGCATCTCTGGAAAATACCCCTGCCTCGTCATCGGCGGCGGGATTATCGGCTCCTCCGTAGCCCGCGAGCTGGCCTCCCGCGGCCGCGGACCCGTGGTTGTGCTCGACAAGGAACCCGAGCTGGGCCTCCACGCCTCGGGCCGCAACAGCGCAACAGCGGCGTGCTCCACAGCGGGATCAACCAGCAGCCCGGCTCGCTCAAGGCCCGCATGGCGGTGGAGGGCAACCGGCTCGCGCGCGAGTTCTGCACCGAGCACGGCGTGA
- a CDS encoding methyltransferase domain-containing protein, with protein MALIFSASPGILMLSPSCSNIGRPGANAVSDCGAEMIEFGRLNLSVFPYPLKGPLDIIFCRNVMIYFDSDLRSRVLNNMYRLLKPGGHLMVGHAESLTGLVSRFKNVRPSVYIKD; from the coding sequence ATGGCACTCATTTTTTCCGCGAGTCCCGGCATTTTGATGCTCTCGCCGAGCTGCTCGAACATTGGGCGTCCAGGGGCCAACGCCGTTTCCGACTGTGGTGCAGAAATGATCGAGTTCGGCAGGCTGAACCTGTCGGTCTTTCCCTATCCGCTCAAAGGTCCGCTTGATATAATATTCTGCCGCAACGTGATGATCTATTTTGACAGCGATTTACGCAGCCGCGTACTGAATAACATGTACAGGCTGCTCAAGCCCGGAGGACACCTGATGGTCGGGCACGCGGAAAGCCTGACCGGCCTGGTGAGCCGGTTCAAGAATGTCCGGCCCTCGGTGTATATCAAGGACTAA